One Caldalkalibacillus thermarum DNA window includes the following coding sequences:
- a CDS encoding aspartate kinase translates to MKLIVQKFGGTSVGSVERIRHVAKIIEREARQGFQLVVVVSAMGHTTDKLLSLAGRISVQPSPREMDMLLTTGEQVTCALLCMALHQLGIEAVSLTGWQAGIITDHHHGDAKIIKMNKAPILRHLEQGKVVVVAGFQGQTEDGEITTLGRGGSDITGVALAAVLSAERCDIYTDVKGVYTADPRVVPLARQMKEIDYNEMIVLAQLGAQVVHERAVQWAKKYHVPVCVKSSFDPVDQQSEGTWIRQIRHQEGHNRPVVHGLTHKILSDHQAKLSLVGDGIGHDSNVRMQVMKTLKHHQIEVEEDERGIFFQSYILAAEQVEHALQCLHQAFHLDEILQVNNDLMIKN, encoded by the coding sequence ATGAAGCTGATTGTGCAAAAGTTTGGGGGCACCTCTGTCGGTTCAGTAGAGAGAATCCGTCACGTGGCGAAAATCATTGAGCGTGAGGCAAGGCAAGGCTTTCAACTTGTGGTTGTTGTGTCGGCAATGGGACACACAACCGATAAACTGCTCTCTCTTGCCGGACGCATATCAGTACAACCCTCGCCGAGGGAAATGGATATGCTGCTCACCACGGGGGAACAGGTGACATGTGCCTTGTTATGCATGGCTTTGCATCAATTGGGGATTGAGGCTGTTTCCTTGACGGGATGGCAAGCCGGTATTATCACCGACCATCATCATGGGGATGCGAAGATTATCAAGATGAATAAAGCTCCGATTCTCCGTCATCTCGAGCAAGGAAAAGTTGTGGTTGTGGCAGGTTTTCAGGGACAAACGGAGGATGGGGAAATCACCACGCTTGGCCGGGGAGGGTCAGATATTACCGGCGTGGCCTTGGCCGCTGTCCTCTCTGCCGAAAGATGTGACATCTATACAGATGTTAAAGGAGTGTACACAGCGGATCCGCGTGTCGTGCCTCTAGCCCGGCAGATGAAAGAAATTGACTATAACGAGATGATCGTTTTGGCCCAATTAGGCGCCCAAGTGGTTCATGAGAGAGCGGTGCAATGGGCCAAGAAATACCATGTACCGGTTTGTGTTAAATCAAGTTTTGACCCTGTTGACCAACAGAGCGAAGGGACATGGATCAGGCAGATTCGTCATCAAGAGGGTCACAACAGGCCGGTTGTGCATGGGTTGACACATAAAATCTTGTCTGATCACCAGGCCAAATTATCTCTTGTCGGAGACGGCATCGGTCATGATTCAAACGTTCGCATGCAAGTGATGAAGACACTTAAACACCACCAAATCGAAGTGGAAGAAGATGAGCGGGGCATTTTCTTCCAATCCTATATTTTGGCTGCAGAACAAGTTGAGCATGCCCTTCAATGTCTGCATCAAGCTTTTCATTTAGATGAAATATTACAAGTAAACAATGATCTAATGATCAAAAATTAA
- a CDS encoding aminotransferase class I/II-fold pyridoxal phosphate-dependent enzyme codes for MLSALKEAGIQAAKPRATFFIWAQVPEGFTSAEFATRLLEEAGIVVMPGHAFGPRGEGFFRLSLSVPTERLREAARRIRQLGKEHTGK; via the coding sequence ATGCTTAGTGCATTAAAGGAAGCCGGAATCCAAGCAGCGAAACCGCGAGCCACATTTTTCATTTGGGCCCAGGTGCCGGAGGGTTTCACGTCAGCAGAGTTTGCAACAAGATTGCTGGAAGAAGCGGGCATTGTTGTCATGCCTGGGCATGCCTTTGGGCCGCGTGGAGAAGGATTTTTCCGCCTCTCGCTCTCTGTGCCTACTGAACGGTTGCGTGAGGCAGCCCGGCGCATCAGACAATTAGGAAAGGAGCATACAGGCAAGTGA